One Vallitalea pronyensis genomic region harbors:
- a CDS encoding DUF4225 domain-containing protein produces the protein MSELFIRLNRVQEKESKLFGIASNISRIQNDLVSVRNGLSPEVIQRLTIRGQFQRINHHLSRLEVDMHKVGNFLGESVNHYIKAEERLALEMKRLSMVGLNHTDSIRPTMMNHNQVYVNKKQSGFLDWVGAGIQSGIDHIGDFFKKTGQVINNACKQAEDLLQDATEFLNSKIETFAAYSTEIYLKARDTWISWKDDVSDFFQENWESLKTWASGVEWGEVGIGTLQLIGGVLETAAGLTIATATSATGIGIAGGLYMSVDGVSNASGGFTRIINGFKGNKDGDTGNFMKAGYKQLSSFLGFKEEYGEVFYNGTQLVIGVISLASGLKDLPKASIDMYKSFIGYTKVSQGAKTFSYFTREGSTLAKFVYTNGGLLVRSTNIYLDKLACGLSLIGVDIFNISTLFNQDQEEKDDDIIINERTILYE, from the coding sequence ATGTCTGAATTATTCATTAGATTAAACAGGGTGCAAGAAAAAGAGAGTAAATTATTTGGTATCGCTTCCAACATATCAAGGATTCAAAATGATCTTGTATCAGTAAGAAATGGCCTATCACCAGAGGTTATACAAAGATTAACGATTCGAGGACAGTTTCAAAGGATAAACCACCATCTAAGTAGACTTGAAGTGGATATGCATAAGGTAGGAAATTTTCTAGGCGAGTCGGTTAACCATTACATAAAAGCAGAAGAAAGACTAGCATTAGAAATGAAGCGACTGTCAATGGTTGGGCTGAATCATACCGATAGTATAAGACCAACAATGATGAATCATAACCAAGTATATGTCAATAAGAAACAATCTGGTTTTCTCGACTGGGTTGGCGCTGGTATTCAGTCGGGTATTGACCATATTGGCGATTTCTTTAAAAAGACTGGTCAGGTCATTAATAACGCATGCAAACAGGCGGAAGATTTACTTCAAGATGCCACAGAATTCCTTAACTCAAAAATTGAAACCTTTGCCGCCTATAGTACGGAGATATATCTAAAAGCGAGAGATACATGGATATCATGGAAAGACGATGTAAGTGATTTCTTTCAAGAGAATTGGGAAAGTCTAAAAACCTGGGCAAGTGGTGTTGAATGGGGAGAAGTAGGGATTGGTACACTACAGTTGATTGGTGGTGTATTAGAGACAGCAGCAGGACTTACCATTGCCACAGCAACTTCAGCAACAGGCATCGGTATTGCAGGGGGGCTTTATATGTCTGTTGATGGCGTAAGTAATGCTTCAGGGGGTTTTACAAGGATCATTAATGGTTTTAAAGGAAACAAAGATGGAGATACAGGAAATTTTATGAAAGCAGGTTATAAGCAATTAAGTTCTTTTTTAGGCTTTAAGGAAGAGTATGGCGAAGTTTTTTACAATGGAACCCAGCTCGTTATTGGAGTGATTTCATTGGCATCAGGTCTGAAAGACTTGCCTAAAGCTTCCATTGATATGTATAAGAGCTTTATTGGCTATACAAAAGTAAGCCAAGGTGCTAAGACTTTTTCATATTTCACCAGGGAAGGCAGTACGTTAGCCAAGTTTGTGTATACAAACGGTGGATTGCTGGTAAGGTCCACCAACATATACTTGGATAAATTAGCATGTGGTTTATCGCTTATTGGTGTGGATATTTTTAATATTTCAACGTTATTTAATCAAGATCAAGAGGAAAAAGATGATGACATCATCATCAACGAAAGGACTATTTTATATGAGTAA
- a CDS encoding SPOR domain-containing protein produces MMKKRLIITLLLCTLAVAGCSKKESDIPNEPTTGDTVDNVDDTTKQELADAMDKIDSLESQLDNNNKEISTLSQKVDDLTTQLDEQKEEASESASETTKTTTKTSTSQTTKSKSYYRVIAGSYANKANADKMVKTLKEKDFDAYAAATNGGYRVITGTYSLKKNATIKQNALKSAGYDSFITYE; encoded by the coding sequence ATGATGAAGAAACGATTGATAATTACATTATTATTATGTACATTAGCTGTTGCAGGGTGTTCAAAAAAAGAGTCAGACATACCAAATGAACCAACAACTGGTGATACCGTGGACAATGTAGATGACACCACTAAACAAGAATTAGCTGACGCCATGGACAAAATAGACTCTTTAGAATCTCAACTGGATAATAACAATAAAGAAATTAGTACGTTAAGTCAGAAGGTTGATGACTTAACAACCCAATTAGATGAACAGAAAGAGGAGGCATCCGAGTCTGCCTCAGAGACCACGAAGACGACTACTAAGACAAGCACGTCTCAAACAACCAAATCCAAAAGTTATTACCGGGTTATTGCTGGTTCATATGCCAATAAAGCTAATGCAGATAAAATGGTTAAAACCCTAAAAGAAAAGGATTTTGACGCTTATGCTGCAGCTACGAATGGCGGTTATCGGGTAATTACAGGTACATATTCATTGAAAAAAAATGCAACCATTAAACAGAATGCATTAAAAAGTGCTGGCTATGACAGTTTTATTACCTATGAATAA
- a CDS encoding metal-dependent hydrolase: MNITFLGHSAFYLESGDYQAIIDPFITGNAASQIGLDGFEHLTHIFVTHAHGDHLGDAVTLAQKTGAKIVTNFELANYLTMHHDGISVHPMHIGGRAIVDGVIIKMTPALHGSGIMTEEGQIYSGGTPCGFLIEHDNKKIYHAGDTGLTMDMQLLEMEHVDIAMLPIGGNFTMDMDDAVRAADFVQPKAIIPMHYNTFPPIQADPYAFADKAAYPVHVMNTGDIISI; the protein is encoded by the coding sequence ATGAATATAACGTTTTTGGGGCATTCAGCCTTTTATCTTGAAAGTGGCGATTATCAAGCCATCATCGACCCTTTTATAACGGGTAATGCTGCAAGCCAGATAGGTTTAGATGGCTTTGAGCACCTGACACATATATTTGTAACCCATGCACACGGGGATCATCTAGGGGACGCCGTTACACTAGCTCAAAAAACCGGTGCTAAAATTGTGACCAATTTTGAACTGGCTAATTACTTGACCATGCATCATGACGGTATTTCTGTCCATCCTATGCATATAGGCGGTCGGGCTATCGTTGATGGGGTTATTATCAAAATGACACCTGCCCTTCATGGATCAGGTATCATGACGGAAGAAGGCCAGATCTATTCTGGCGGCACACCTTGTGGTTTTCTCATTGAACATGACAATAAGAAAATATACCATGCTGGTGATACAGGTCTAACAATGGATATGCAGCTACTTGAAATGGAGCATGTTGACATAGCCATGCTGCCTATTGGCGGTAATTTTACCATGGATATGGACGATGCCGTAAGAGCTGCTGACTTTGTTCAGCCAAAAGCCATTATACCCATGCACTATAACACCTTTCCACCCATTCAGGCTGACCCTTATGCCTTTGCAGATAAGGCTGCTTACCCTGTTCATGTCATGAACACAGGGGACATCATTTCTATCTAA
- a CDS encoding YukJ family protein, translating into MSLQTYGVLKCKVIATKQERDKKRPHYQVHVRAGQEDYRISVNIKSYDVLSEVLFYTDENFTHEVTQEIKRLPYGFFYSQYCTIDYVRSELGFTRESMKNIPHDRHGPNNDLNEKLNHYVIDAIERDADLYVFGTRWKSNNYCKEDRIFRFQPAMGMHDIHMNQGNVRHWKNDDGIFQDGCLLFHYPSRDHWIGIFLAFQSQSWDTDDCMGHRLKRAKKHIN; encoded by the coding sequence ATGAGTTTACAGACCTATGGTGTGTTAAAGTGTAAGGTTATTGCCACAAAACAGGAACGGGATAAGAAACGTCCCCATTATCAAGTGCATGTACGAGCTGGTCAAGAAGATTATCGTATATCCGTTAATATAAAATCTTATGATGTGTTATCAGAAGTACTTTTTTATACAGATGAAAATTTTACCCATGAGGTAACACAAGAGATTAAGCGTTTACCTTATGGTTTTTTTTATAGTCAGTATTGCACCATTGATTATGTACGAAGTGAACTTGGGTTCACCCGTGAATCCATGAAAAATATTCCTCATGATCGACATGGACCGAATAATGACTTAAATGAAAAATTAAATCACTATGTGATCGATGCCATTGAAAGGGATGCGGACCTTTACGTCTTTGGCACAAGGTGGAAAAGCAATAATTATTGCAAAGAAGATAGGATTTTTCGTTTTCAGCCTGCTATGGGTATGCATGATATTCATATGAATCAAGGCAATGTGAGGCATTGGAAAAATGATGATGGTATATTTCAAGACGGTTGTTTATTATTTCATTATCCCAGTCGTGATCATTGGATTGGCATCTTTTTAGCCTTTCAATCACAATCATGGGACACGGATGACTGTATGGGTCATCGCTTAAAAAGGGCTAAGAAACACATTAATTAA
- a CDS encoding transglutaminase domain-containing protein codes for MIKGIKRIVGAIIWTAVLWFVLQIAHGITDTRRDMDDVAGNNPTDIEVESMDTLPVAETVPHALAKQSRESKQVKENEMDAQEQHQYAKQFLSADGQLVYNDLFINILNHNTESFEVAVVGKDEFTQAYTALMHDAPEIFYVKSFVYYMDKHDRIQSARIIYNVTKEERERKEKEMEIVVNELLGKVQHKWGDYEKVKYLYDTIIQRTTYDLNAPDHQNIYSVLVGRRSVCAGYARTLQYLMHQLDMVSIYVTGFALNTDGSNIGHAWNLVKMDDEYYHVDATWGDPMFQMKHAHKDYIGYAYFGMSSEDLARTHVVDMDYPLPPAEGILNNYYVKEKLLVDQTSAGGFLLQALIHGSGVGQRVYSMKCVEGYDTIIEDIFKNGYINKLIRQANDSVSRPYADVQAIYPSPEAKIIDFILDFKDETP; via the coding sequence ATGATTAAAGGGATAAAACGTATAGTTGGGGCTATAATATGGACTGCTGTTTTGTGGTTTGTGCTACAAATTGCACATGGTATCACCGATACAAGAAGAGACATGGATGATGTTGCTGGGAATAATCCTACGGATATAGAAGTGGAGAGTATGGATACCCTGCCTGTTGCTGAGACGGTTCCCCATGCATTAGCTAAGCAATCACGGGAGAGTAAACAGGTTAAAGAGAATGAAATGGATGCTCAGGAACAGCATCAATATGCAAAGCAGTTTCTTTCTGCTGACGGCCAATTGGTTTATAATGACTTATTCATCAATATCTTGAATCATAACACAGAGTCTTTTGAAGTGGCTGTTGTTGGAAAAGATGAATTTACACAAGCTTACACAGCGTTAATGCATGATGCACCAGAGATTTTTTATGTGAAGTCTTTTGTGTATTATATGGATAAACATGACAGGATACAGTCGGCTAGGATTATCTATAATGTGACGAAAGAAGAACGTGAACGAAAAGAAAAAGAAATGGAAATTGTGGTGAATGAGCTCCTAGGAAAAGTCCAGCATAAATGGGGAGATTATGAGAAGGTTAAATATCTCTACGATACCATTATCCAAAGAACAACTTATGATCTTAACGCCCCTGATCATCAAAATATATACAGTGTGTTAGTGGGGCGTCGTTCCGTATGTGCAGGTTATGCCCGGACATTACAATATCTTATGCATCAACTGGATATGGTATCCATCTATGTAACAGGTTTTGCCCTAAATACGGACGGTAGCAATATCGGTCATGCATGGAATTTGGTAAAAATGGATGATGAGTACTATCATGTAGACGCTACTTGGGGTGATCCCATGTTTCAAATGAAACATGCCCATAAAGATTATATTGGGTACGCCTATTTTGGTATGTCGTCGGAGGATTTGGCGAGAACACATGTTGTGGATATGGACTACCCTTTACCCCCAGCAGAAGGCATTTTGAACAATTACTATGTTAAGGAAAAACTACTCGTAGACCAGACATCAGCTGGTGGGTTTCTATTACAGGCACTTATCCATGGCAGCGGTGTAGGGCAGAGAGTCTATTCCATGAAATGTGTGGAGGGTTATGATACCATTATTGAAGATATCTTTAAGAACGGGTACATTAACAAACTCATTAGACAAGCTAATGACTCTGTTTCTAGACCTTATGCGGATGTACAAGCCATTTACCCTTCCCCAGAAGCCAAAATCATTGACTTCATCTTGGATTTTAAGGATGAAACACCGTAA
- a CDS encoding MutS-related protein encodes MSPKREYKNQRKHYEEVLEELKKRSNRYSNMRLILLLAGIIFALWMYEQKNYVYVIAGLCVTLVVFIGLVVMHHKVNRKKTLAQAMYDINAYGINHIIGQWGDNELSGAMYVDEHHAFSYDLDLFGKRSLFQWMNHTNTPIGEKKLRDALVRPHKTKENIVKRQEAVTELASKMKWVQNFRAVGMMEKKKPIEDETELIKWGKKVDAFYLKKPLKWFIRLMPFITIPSIIMAFIIPGIMKHVAFIAFLIQTGIVVFHFFTKSSPLIAVGNYRKQIQVYEQMIRLFEEETFETPLLQDLKRKLKYRDKKTASMQIKKLDQIMDMISLRYFQFYLLFDILTFWDYHCMFALEGWKAKYGQALDRWLDVLGELESLCSIATITYEQPQWVMPTIYHKREIMAEAMGHPLIHEEERVCNSVIFGKERTSLLITGSNMSGKSTFLRTIGINMILAYAGAPVCAQYFHCPIMDIYTSMRVKDDIDNKVSSFYAELIRIKRIIQAANEGKHIFYLLDEIFKGTNSRDRHIGAKTLIKKLAEGPTLGLVSTHDLELAELADEPHSKIANYHFQEFYKGDKIYFDYTLYPGVSDTFNAVYLMRQIGIHITK; translated from the coding sequence ATGAGCCCGAAAAGGGAGTATAAAAATCAAAGAAAACATTATGAAGAAGTTTTAGAAGAACTAAAAAAGAGAAGTAATCGATACAGTAATATGCGTTTAATCCTATTACTTGCAGGGATTATCTTTGCACTTTGGATGTATGAGCAGAAAAATTATGTTTATGTTATTGCGGGGCTATGTGTTACCCTTGTTGTATTTATAGGTTTAGTGGTCATGCATCATAAGGTTAATCGAAAAAAAACATTGGCCCAAGCCATGTACGATATTAACGCTTATGGCATAAATCATATCATTGGTCAATGGGGTGACAATGAGCTATCGGGAGCCATGTACGTGGATGAACATCATGCTTTTTCATACGATCTTGATTTGTTTGGAAAACGTTCGTTGTTTCAGTGGATGAATCATACCAACACGCCTATTGGAGAAAAAAAATTAAGGGATGCACTTGTTCGTCCTCATAAGACGAAAGAAAACATCGTAAAACGCCAAGAAGCTGTAACAGAACTTGCTTCGAAGATGAAATGGGTCCAGAACTTTCGTGCTGTGGGCATGATGGAAAAAAAGAAGCCCATTGAAGATGAGACAGAATTGATTAAATGGGGAAAGAAAGTGGATGCATTCTACTTAAAAAAACCTTTAAAATGGTTCATTAGGTTAATGCCTTTTATCACCATTCCTAGTATTATCATGGCGTTTATCATACCGGGTATTATGAAACATGTTGCATTTATTGCCTTTCTGATACAAACGGGCATCGTGGTTTTTCATTTTTTTACAAAAAGCAGTCCTTTAATTGCCGTTGGGAACTATCGAAAACAAATACAGGTCTATGAACAGATGATCCGTTTGTTTGAGGAAGAAACATTTGAAACACCTTTGCTGCAAGACTTAAAAAGAAAATTAAAGTATCGAGATAAAAAAACCGCATCCATGCAAATAAAAAAGCTGGACCAGATTATGGATATGATTAGTTTGAGGTATTTCCAATTTTATCTTTTATTTGATATATTGACTTTTTGGGATTATCATTGTATGTTTGCTCTTGAAGGATGGAAGGCAAAATATGGACAGGCATTGGATCGATGGTTAGATGTGCTAGGCGAGCTGGAATCTTTATGTAGTATTGCCACCATTACCTATGAACAGCCCCAATGGGTGATGCCTACCATTTATCATAAGCGTGAAATCATGGCAGAAGCCATGGGACATCCCCTAATACATGAGGAAGAACGTGTATGTAACAGTGTTATTTTTGGAAAAGAGCGCACTTCTTTACTGATTACGGGTTCTAACATGTCAGGTAAAAGTACATTTTTACGTACCATTGGCATCAACATGATACTTGCTTATGCAGGAGCACCTGTATGTGCTCAATATTTTCATTGTCCTATTATGGATATATACACCTCCATGCGGGTAAAAGATGATATTGATAATAAGGTATCTTCTTTTTATGCGGAGTTAATACGCATAAAAAGAATCATCCAAGCAGCCAATGAAGGTAAGCATATCTTTTATCTATTGGATGAGATTTTCAAGGGTACCAATTCAAGGGATAGACATATTGGTGCTAAAACACTGATTAAAAAATTAGCTGAAGGACCTACATTAGGCCTGGTGTCCACACATGATTTGGAGTTAGCGGAATTAGCGGATGAACCCCATTCAAAAATAGCTAATTATCATTTTCAAGAGTTTTATAAAGGGGACAAGATCTATTTTGATTATACCTTGTATCCAGGTGTTTCGGATACCTTTAATGCGGTTTATCTCATGAGACAGATCGGTATTCATATTACAAAATAG
- a CDS encoding SPFH domain-containing protein — protein sequence MLQAILIIVGCIVVILGALWLIGFRVIPNNRVAVVEKWWSRSGSLDEKIIALNKEAGFQPYVLRGGVHFLTPLMYRVHICPLVTVPQGEIAYVFARDGEPLPETQTLGRVVDACNNFQDVIGFINHGGQKGIQRSIIREGTYAFNLAQFVIITKEHIYSLPLEKSDAATIQKMADKIHERQGFTPIIIKGVDDMLGIVTVHDGPSLSQDHIVAPTVGDDSMQTATYHNNFQDITKFLAAGGYRGRQYQVLTEGTYFINRMFATIELIDKTVIPVGSVGVVISYIGEHGEDASGEEYKHGELVKKGFRGVWKDPLTPGKYAFNTYAGKIVEVPTTNIILKWISNEGGEHLFDSNLKEVNLITKDAFEPSLPLSVVLHIDYRKAPFVIQRFGDIKMLVDQTLDPMVSAYFKNIGQSKTLIELLQERSEIQDMAATQMKVKFQHYNIELEEVLIGTPSSSKKDNKIEIILDQLRDRQVAMEQIETYNQQQKAAVKERELKEAQSKAEQQKALTQSEINIEVQDNAGKAAYQRSLHDAEKIKALAIAESEKEAKMGIGKAIAIHEQVKAYGGPKYQVLQDIVTKYTAAIENGSIQVVPNTLVNMGGEGSGNINPLEAFITLLLAKEFDDDHHDSDNRNMSADLQAFKEQLLHKESHKETHENKMKGKQQAREKTK from the coding sequence ATGTTACAAGCAATATTGATAATTGTGGGATGTATAGTGGTTATCTTAGGTGCACTATGGCTTATTGGGTTTCGAGTAATTCCCAATAACCGGGTAGCAGTTGTAGAAAAATGGTGGTCACGAAGTGGATCATTGGATGAGAAAATTATTGCATTGAACAAAGAAGCAGGTTTTCAACCTTATGTGTTACGTGGTGGTGTTCATTTTCTAACACCGCTGATGTATCGGGTGCATATCTGTCCACTGGTCACTGTACCTCAAGGTGAGATCGCTTATGTGTTTGCAAGAGATGGTGAACCTTTGCCTGAGACACAGACTCTAGGCCGTGTGGTGGATGCATGCAATAACTTTCAAGATGTTATAGGTTTTATCAATCACGGTGGACAAAAAGGTATTCAACGTTCCATTATCCGTGAAGGTACCTATGCTTTTAATTTAGCTCAGTTTGTGATCATTACAAAAGAGCATATTTACAGCCTTCCACTTGAAAAGAGTGATGCTGCCACCATTCAGAAAATGGCTGACAAGATTCATGAACGTCAAGGCTTTACACCCATTATCATTAAAGGTGTCGACGATATGCTAGGTATTGTCACCGTGCACGATGGACCATCCCTCTCCCAAGATCACATCGTTGCTCCAACAGTAGGGGATGACAGCATGCAAACAGCCACCTATCATAATAATTTCCAAGATATCACAAAATTTCTAGCTGCTGGTGGTTATCGAGGTCGTCAATATCAAGTCTTGACCGAGGGAACTTATTTTATTAATCGGATGTTTGCAACCATTGAATTAATTGACAAAACGGTGATACCTGTTGGTAGTGTTGGTGTGGTTATCTCCTATATTGGGGAACATGGTGAAGATGCATCTGGAGAAGAATATAAACACGGTGAGTTGGTTAAAAAAGGCTTTAGAGGTGTATGGAAAGACCCATTAACACCAGGTAAATACGCTTTTAATACCTATGCAGGTAAAATTGTTGAAGTACCTACTACCAACATCATCTTAAAGTGGATTTCCAATGAAGGCGGGGAACATCTTTTTGACTCTAACCTAAAAGAGGTTAATCTTATTACCAAGGATGCTTTTGAACCATCTTTACCTTTATCTGTAGTCTTACATATTGACTATCGGAAAGCACCTTTTGTGATTCAACGCTTCGGGGACATTAAAATGCTGGTTGATCAAACCTTAGACCCCATGGTATCGGCTTACTTTAAGAACATTGGTCAAAGTAAGACTTTAATTGAACTTTTACAGGAAAGAAGCGAGATTCAAGACATGGCTGCTACCCAGATGAAGGTTAAATTCCAGCATTATAACATTGAGCTTGAAGAGGTCCTCATAGGTACCCCCTCTTCATCAAAAAAGGATAATAAAATTGAGATTATTTTAGATCAATTACGAGACCGGCAAGTGGCTATGGAACAGATAGAAACCTATAACCAACAACAAAAAGCGGCTGTGAAAGAACGTGAATTAAAAGAAGCTCAATCAAAGGCAGAACAACAAAAAGCCTTAACCCAATCTGAAATCAACATAGAAGTTCAAGATAATGCTGGTAAAGCCGCTTATCAACGTTCCTTACATGACGCGGAGAAAATTAAAGCTTTAGCCATTGCAGAATCCGAAAAAGAAGCTAAGATGGGTATTGGTAAAGCCATCGCTATTCATGAACAAGTTAAAGCATATGGTGGACCAAAATATCAAGTCTTACAAGATATTGTCACCAAGTATACGGCAGCTATTGAGAATGGCAGCATACAAGTTGTACCAAATACCTTGGTAAACATGGGCGGAGAGGGTTCTGGCAACATAAATCCATTGGAAGCATTTATCACACTTCTATTGGCTAAGGAATTTGATGACGATCATCATGATTCGGATAACCGCAACATGTCCGCTGACTTACAAGCCTTTAAAGAGCAATTATTACACAAAGAATCCCATAAAGAAACACATGAAAACAAAATGAAGGGTAAACAACAGGCACGTGAAAAAACCAAGTAA
- a CDS encoding GNAT family N-acetyltransferase yields the protein MIELEELKKEDLPMMTEIAIKAFQDDKNTYGDYPPLIDMEHHTIRFIDNGLSFKILKKGQVIGGIMVFNHHNGTYTLGSIFIDPAYQNKGIGQQTIRLIEAKCPDATTWKLDTPYRSYRNHHVYEKMGYVKTGEVMPNKKNPEFKLFLYEKSM from the coding sequence ATGATTGAACTAGAGGAATTAAAAAAAGAAGACTTACCAATGATGACAGAAATAGCCATTAAAGCATTTCAGGATGATAAAAACACGTATGGTGATTATCCACCGTTAATTGATATGGAGCATCATACGATACGTTTTATTGATAACGGCTTATCCTTCAAAATATTAAAAAAAGGTCAAGTAATTGGTGGGATCATGGTTTTTAACCATCACAATGGCACCTATACGTTGGGCTCTATTTTTATTGATCCTGCATATCAGAATAAAGGTATCGGTCAACAGACTATTCGTTTAATTGAAGCAAAGTGTCCAGATGCAACCACATGGAAGTTGGATACGCCTTATCGTAGTTACAGAAATCATCATGTATACGAGAAAATGGGGTATGTGAAGACGGGTGAAGTCATGCCCAATAAAAAGAACCCTGAATTCAAATTATTTTTGTATGAAAAATCAATGTGA
- a CDS encoding effector binding domain-containing protein gives MMQIGEVSKTYHISNRTLRYWEEKRILTSIRKCNGYRYYDDVCIRRIKQILFLRKLKVPVQDIECIFKTKALHVAIEVLTKHLEETREEAKSLEALSLVLERLISMIQSQQDIKGALAYMEESEDGLVTALKDALQISLSERMGMMNHIKPNEALHVRLVQLPRMIFAAYQVESNHPEDDCTKVMDAFIQKHQLDQKVGFRHFGFNNPEPTKDNPVYGYEMWATIPRELEVPSPLVRKEFSGGLFAAIPTKMNEIGERWGQLCEWAKQNEDFVIDWSPEYDRRGLEECIDYAFFMREDIDFSLKQLDLLLPVKRKS, from the coding sequence ATGATGCAGATAGGAGAAGTCTCCAAGACTTATCATATATCTAATCGGACTCTTAGGTACTGGGAAGAAAAGCGGATATTAACAAGTATTCGTAAATGTAATGGATACAGATATTATGATGATGTTTGTATTCGAAGAATTAAGCAAATTTTATTCCTAAGAAAATTGAAAGTGCCCGTACAAGATATTGAATGTATTTTTAAGACAAAAGCACTTCATGTGGCCATTGAAGTGCTCACAAAGCATCTTGAAGAAACCCGAGAAGAAGCAAAGTCTTTGGAAGCTTTAAGTCTTGTTTTAGAACGTTTAATTAGCATGATACAATCTCAGCAGGATATTAAAGGTGCTCTTGCTTATATGGAAGAATCGGAAGACGGTTTAGTAACTGCATTAAAAGATGCTCTCCAAATATCCCTCTCTGAAAGGATGGGTATGATGAATCACATAAAACCCAATGAAGCACTCCACGTACGACTTGTACAATTACCAAGGATGATCTTTGCAGCATATCAAGTAGAAAGTAATCATCCAGAGGACGACTGTACCAAAGTCATGGATGCCTTTATTCAGAAACATCAACTGGACCAAAAAGTGGGTTTTAGACATTTTGGATTTAATAATCCTGAGCCAACCAAAGATAATCCAGTATATGGTTATGAGATGTGGGCGACCATACCAAGAGAATTGGAAGTGCCATCACCACTTGTTCGGAAAGAATTTTCTGGTGGACTCTTTGCTGCTATTCCCACCAAAATGAATGAAATTGGAGAACGTTGGGGGCAGTTGTGTGAATGGGCTAAACAGAATGAGGATTTTGTAATCGATTGGTCACCAGAGTATGATCGAAGAGGTTTGGAAGAATGTATCGACTATGCTTTCTTTATGCGAGAGGATATTGATTTTAGCCTGAAACAGTTGGACCTATTATTGCCTGTTAAACGGAAATCATAA